From the Anoplopoma fimbria isolate UVic2021 breed Golden Eagle Sablefish chromosome 14, Afim_UVic_2022, whole genome shotgun sequence genome, one window contains:
- the LOC129102859 gene encoding liver-expressed antimicrobial peptide 2-like → MKKIVVLSIFLTLICAIQVDSLPVPENWKGLIQRTKRSLLWRWNSMKPVGASCRDHLECATKYCRKNVCSFWRFT, encoded by the exons ATGAAGAAAATTGTTGTTCTCTCAATTTTTCTGACTCTGATCTGTGCCATTCAG GTCGATTCACTGCCAGTTCCTGAAAACTGGAAGGGTTTGATCCAGCGGACCAAACGGTCACTCCTGTGGCGTTGGAACAGCATGAAGCCTGTGGGTGCCAGCTGCAGGGATCACTTAGAGTGTGCCACAAAATACTGCAG GAAAAATGTCTGTTCCTTCTGGAGGTTCACCTGA
- the scarb2c gene encoding lysosome membrane protein 2c, with translation MLLKSCCIYSTGVFSILVLISGIVLALSNVFPHFLQSVVEKEVVLKNGTEAFEAWENPPAPIYMQFYFFNLTNPLEVLDGDRPAVVEIGPYTYREYRPMEQVDFHDNGTKVASVNTKTYIFQRNMSRGPESELIRTVNIPAMTVMEQFKDNLIMANLISSYMKGTGEGLFTTHTVGELLWGYEDGLLKALKTLKPDLDDVFGLFYKNNASNDGEYVFFTGQQNYKDFARVDTWNSESTLSWWTSDECNMINGTNGASFHPVITKNETLYMFSSDLCRSLYALYEEDVTVKGIPGYRFSPPSEVFANKTLNPANAGFCVPADNCLGSGVLNVSPCKQGAPIIMSSPHFYQADEKYVQDVFGMKPQKEQHQTTIDIHPLTGIILQAAKRLQVNVFVEQIPTFSQTGNARTVILPVVYLNESVVIDDTSARKLQKIIVEQNVVVNIPFMLIGLGIILGGVFMFLMCRQKVPGSTEAERQPLISS, from the exons ATGCTACTGAAATCATGTTGTATTTACAGCACCGGGGTTTTTTCCATCCTTGTTTTGATCTCGGGAATTGTTTTGGCCTTGTCTAACGTGTTCCCGCATTTCCTACAGTCGGTGGTTGAAAAG GAAGTAGTTTTGAAGAATGGCACCGAGGCTTTTGAGGCCTGGGAGAATCCACCGGCCCCTATTTACATGCAGTTTTACTTCTTCAATCTGACCAACCCTCTGGAAGTGCTGGATGGAGACAGGCCTGCTGTGGTGGAGATTGGTCCATATACTTACAG AGAGTACCGGCCCATGGAGCAAGTGGACTTCCATGATAATGGAACCAAAGTTGCATCTGTCAACACTAAGACCTACATATTTCAACGTAACATGTCCCGAGGTCCAGAGAGTGAACTCATCAGGACGGTCAACATCCCCGCAATG ACGGTGATGGAACAATTCAAGGACAACCTAATTATGGCCAATCTGATCTCCTCCTACATGAAGGGCACCGGTGAAGGCTTGTTCACCACCCACACAGTGGGAGAGCTGCTGTGGGGATATGAAGACGGCCTGCTCAAAGCCCTCAAAACTCTAAAACCTGACCTGGATGATGTTTTCGGACTCTTCTATAAG AACAATGCTTCCAACGATGGTGAATATGTCTTCTTCACTGGCCAGCAAAACTACAAGGACTTTGCCAGAGTGGATACGTGGAACAGTGAAAG cACGCTGAGTTGGTGGACATCTGATGAGTGCAATATGATCAATGGAACCAACGGAGCATCTTTCCATCCGGTCATCACCAAGAATGAGACTCTCTACATGTTCTCCTCTGACCTGTGCAG GTCTCTGTACGCTCTGTATGAGGAGGATGTGACGGTAAAGGGGATCCCTGGGTACCGCTTCAGTCCCCCTAGCGAGGTTTTTGCCAATAAGACCCTGAACCCAGCAAACGCAGGCTTCTGTGTCCCCGCTGATAACTGCCTGGGCTCTGGCGTGCTGAATGTCAGCCCATGTAAACAAG GAGCTCCCATCATAATGTCTTCACCACACTTCTACCAGGCTGATGAGAAATATGTTCAGGATGTATTTGGCATGAAGCCTCAGAAAGAGCAGCATCAGACTACGATTGATATCCATCCG CTCACAGGAATCATCCTACAAGCCGCAAAGCGGCTCCAGGTCAACGTGTTTGTTGAGCAAATTCCCACCTTCAG tcaAACAGGAAATGCGAGGACAGTGATCCTCCCTGTGGTTTATCTCAATGAG AGCGTCGTCATTGATGACACGTCTGCCAGGAAGCTGCAGAAGATCATTGTCGAGCAGAACGTCGTGGTGAACATTCCGTTCATGCTGATCGGTCTAGGCATCATTCTGGGAGGAGTCTTCATGTTCCTGATGTGTCGACAGAAGGTCCCCGGG AGCACTGAAGCTGAACGACAGCCCCTGATCTCGTCATAA